A single genomic interval of Oryzias latipes chromosome 3, ASM223467v1 harbors:
- the gatm gene encoding glycine amidinotransferase, mitochondrial, whose translation MLRVRCLRGGSRGAEAAHLIGALLGRSVAGWAQRVFQSTSSAAAAQPQHAAEEEHVTESAPQECPVCSYNEWDPLEEVIVGRAENAHVPPFTVEVKANTYEKYWPFYQKHGGQSFPADHLKKAVAEIEEMCNILRHEGVVVRRPEPIDWSLEYKTPDFSSTGMYAAMPRDILIVVGNEIIEAPMAWRARFFEYRAYRPLIKEYFRKGAKWTTAPKPTMADELYDQDYPIRTVEDRHKLAAQGKFVTTEHEPCFDAADFIRAGRDLFVQRSQVTNYMGIEWMRRHLAPDYKVHIISFKDPNPMHIDATFNIIGPGLVLSNPDRPCRQVDMFKKAGWTVVKPPTPLIPDDHPLWMSSKWLSMNVLMLDEKRVMVDANESTIQKMFESLGIQTIKVNIRHANSLGGGFHCWTTDVRRRGTLQSYFH comes from the exons ATGCTGCGAGTGAGGTGTCTGAGAGGAGGCAGCAGGGGGGCCGAGGCTGCCCATCTGATCGGAGCCCTG CTTGGCCGCTCAGTTGCTGGCTGGGCGCAGAGGGTTTTTCAAAGCACCTCAagtgctgcagctgcacagccaCAACATGCAGCTGAAGAGGAACATGTTACTGAGTCTGCTCCGCAGGAATGTCCTGTCTGCAGCTACAATGAATGGGACCCCCTTGAGGAGGTCATCGTGGGTCGAGCCGAAAATGCCCACGTGCCTCCCTTTACTGTGGAAGTGAAA GCTAACACATATGAGAAGTATTGGCCCTTCTACCAGAAGCATGGGGGCCAGTCTTTTCCTGCGGACCACTTGAAAAAAGCTGTTGCTGAGATTGAAGAAATGTGCAATATTCTGCGCCATGAGGGTGTCGTTGTGAGGAGACCCGAGCCCATCGACTGGTCTTTGGAATACAAAACTCCAGATTTCTCATCAAccg GAATGTATGCTGCCATGCCCAGAGACATCCTCATAGTGGTTGGGAATGAAATAATTGAGGCCCCAATGGCCTGGAGGGCTCGTTTCTTTGAGTACCGTGCCTACAGACCCCTGATCAAGGAGTACTTCAGAAAAGGTGCTAAATGGACCACAGCTCCCAAACCCACCATGGCTGATGAGCTTTATGATCAG GACTACCCCATCCGCACGGTGGAGGACAGGCACAAACTGGCTGCACAGGGGAAATTTGTGACCACCGAGCATGAGCCCTGCTTTGATGCTGCTGATTTCATACGAGCCGGGAGGGACCTCTTCGTCCAGAGGAGTCAG GTTACAAACTACATGGGAATTGAGTGGATGCGTCGTCATCTGGCGCCGGATTACAAGGTCCACATAATCTCATTCAAGGACCCTAATCCCATGCACATTGATGCCACATTTAACATCATTGGTCCAGGGCTGGTGCTGTCCAACCCTGATCGTCCATGTCGCCAG gtTGATATGTTCAAGAAGGCTGGCTGGACTGTTGTAAAACCTCCAACACCTTTGATTCCTGATG ACCACCCACTGTGGATGTCGTCCAAATGGCTGTCCATGAATGTCCTGATGTTGGATGAAAAACGTGTGATGGTGGATGCCAATGAGAGCACcattcagaaaatgtttgagaGCCTCG gGATCCAGACCATAAAGGTGAACATTCGCCATGCCAACTCCCTGGGTGGCGGCTTCCACTGCTGGACAACTGATGTCCGCCGCCGTGGTACCTTGCAGTCCTATTTTCATTAG